A part of Gadus morhua chromosome 17, gadMor3.0, whole genome shotgun sequence genomic DNA contains:
- the LOC115529128 gene encoding mucin-12 isoform X2, with protein sequence MMDRKGSDMSQAGGRGSRRSRWSRFHDGGVQGDSGILPIGKITRRTSAKPPYLQQAGVVHARRLGLLSDRSAPPHVPGPLVSPLIGGLPGSSLLIGQQAACLQLARIKTQLALSQISSAIAAGHQAVASRTVSNTPPYLVSTQAPSPTATAINLLNLLKVANLSHKLYNPYSLESQDYPPYQPPSAQVDPGNVREPSHMVTGSTPASIGASFATSMNPSNIHPAMHPSSMGFIPGQSQPAPEFKGAMNIHIKQAKGSTIWSGESMPSDCPSSSKHAANSPAQYTCESAMDILKRFNLQEEDLEALCAYPDDQLSTANLPCLLRDISQNKANRLSAATSSSMVHQAQGSHCAPETTLGPGADVKRAVIAPSAFQQPIKVIEYGHTSKYNVGIREEEKDRGHHSISVRPRSLIESGLMGSSTSQSRETLQKDLAQAKHGCSLAQRSTNLSPSVYSPLTSVTFPPVATNIIPKRDSSADQAASAASQRPAKGTGHTSHRPALGSGTTSHKATTGPTGTNRHKPATGPGTNRHKPTPGTGSTSQSPAPGAGTTSPRPALGVRTTILRPAPATDPGPIPIPRSIPTNQGPPPASDESIQRPPPVKPADRVPTVAMISDYMGFEPDLFPHTCSLCNKPCAAMKDWLDHKKHKVHRASCQLLSRQYSEWEPDAITIDSDPEESQQPPTTTTDTASSQSSRPSLQPTSHGGPAPSNSAPPLTRTSVDTKILETGKSRSPQRLRSRSKSSGRKRSRSKSSGRKGSRSKSPQTKRSRSRQTKRAGSKSSGRRRSSSRERSTSSGKANSPHSSRPVHRSRSRSSTNSSSSSDRYHGKRPSSPARRSRRRSGSPRRGRRSRSHSPWRRTRKSRSGSRSPHPSSQRRRSRSHDGRSSGRRQEETSVEQLAKKLLESSGVQSFTGSSSLELVVQTLAPVLLAELAKLKAASSSSSDSSKEKKPSPSSSSRDEQKQSSSSSRDEKKPSSSSSSRDEQKPSSSSSRDKKKPFSSSSYSDEQKKFCSSSRDEKKPSSSSSYRDEQKQSSSLSRDEKKPPSSSSSRDEKKQSSSSSRDEKKQSSSSSRDEKKPSSSSSSTDEKLSTSSRDEKKPSSSSKDEEKPPSSSSSRDEEKPPSSSSSRDEKKSSFSSSSIAEQKQSASLSSRDEKNPSSSSRDEEKESSSSRDEQKRSSPYIDEQKQSSSSSRDDHKQASSSSTKGGKEPPLSSSSSSASTQEIKKVLVKKSAPTMSSKPQGSGLLGFVPAHPPLLLSGLPSTVTKQQVISAVEKLGKTRFIYLDEHRQEAIVYFLQATAAKALLRFTELKIGGNPITVTQIQKSVSPKLKENQASTKPGSRALPGDKTTTPGDKTTMPGDETTTPGDETTPPGDETTMPGDETTTPGDKTTTPGDKATKPGNETTTPGEKATTPGEKATTPGEKATTPGDKTTTPGDKTTTAGVKTTTAGVKTTTAGVKTTTAGVKTTTAGVKTTTAGVKTTTSGNKKTTTGDETTTPGNRTTTPGHRTITPGNQTTPGDEATTPGDETTTPGDETTTPSNETTTPGDKTTTPGDKTTTPGDKATKPSNETTTPGEKATTPGEKATTPGEKATTPGEKATTPGDKTTTAGDKTTTAGVKTTTAGVKTTTAGVKTTTAGVKTTTSGNKKTTTGDETTTPGNRTTTPGHRTITPGNQTTSGNKKTTPGDEATTPGDETTTPGDETTTPSNKMTTPGDKMTTPGDKTTTPSNKTTTPGDKTTTPGDKTTTPGDKTTTPGDKTTTPGVKSTTPGDKTTTPGDKTTTPGDKTTTPGDKTTTPGDKTTTPGDKTTTPGDKTTTPSDTNVSIVSRIRPPVPRLHPECRISPTVLFLKSIKCIDVRSWSLAEFQPFASRGATMIVTGLPDRARGPYRETEMIRVLEGFSRTKLDKYFILPDNCTAFVEMVANKMERLMDVLANGLPMNGGLLRCHLLKENALRSPIAFYKQLLTWSEKLYDETTLEYRLVYISNIPDDYYWMKAFHEGITKTGGVRVYLPLMGKIFVEFVTGEDADRFGVWLSSFSPDPRVENPVRVTRPGMVPDMDAICPVRTNISHKAVVSGLQPPFWLVVPTRPHLYPTLSPQFYTPAHRTVKGPRDVEWAEISIIGQSVVMVTGLPLGGYRHLDLVNEVVPYFVEMDISRVFYSVVILPLQRRAFIHFDDGLKCKEFVSDFLHKPFTIGGSDLTLHFLLDHLKPCTSELKLYKRLLQWSHVVPKEKASKDQLLMTEIEYCSMRALKFIFDIMETTQYLSCLVLSNRVVFQIPCETDMYNLIANLIVETNDKLVNERSIYFPKPYQFQTRFKFIRSKMVPRRFQGLRKLATTTSGQSAFPHPSAPGQLAASLRTYAPPPAAPAERCASAHDQDWPPGSGPKPTALSQEMYRFFATAIHQHRQARVGQEVGRGGQEVGRGGREVGRGGREVGRGGREVGRGGRKASQEKVTASGEGRSLSQHVGRSQIPPLSSSSSNSSPLSRRSRADGSPPPKRERRGQKETMESKGVSEALIEDPPGLQEEGFKPGKFIVIDEVGDEAEPIVISSYHSEACDPQTRPSHITKEKEVPSDQQVSEEVPRTSSYYSSTSRGVESNTSTTAHSSSLSGATASSSSSSSSLPPPAGVVPSSSEQNTRQKKCEESPAQVSEDDEPNSQEATSMTTTTEVDSLPACKPITKDGSQWEAAMVCEVDMARFGHMLAAETSAVKSAASLTGKDVLHTDPCLEEEGKRKAQQELTLTGKDVVVSPSEDMKENRVEVDETQEQLGDEKSSDQMLHSRPECGEETPHQTPVQPETPGLPDPESQTSEPQEEGMLAKVADEAEPFQEVLLEEEKEAIVEEQTPTVVSEAADALLNGASTEEGDTHQLMDCVEGSPPKKEQENSKDPTEEELTNKRPAVEEGASEMEQRRSKRGNPSHPSPAIKLLSTRHSTPTRKRESPAEDPVVDSEMQEPHDDKQPAAGKRRSGRGRKEEVPVSGTSKMAAKEGQQRVKDNEEEVYQVVDSIEENHQEEAHVNSLGPARRSSLAKTRATRTCSKASKGEEPQYQVGNSKGEQEEHIQVEEQLSEEPLRGKRGRKVTGSDAKTEHEATKKRRTTEQTPTPLPDNQSEARLDSESVVSQEQMVYDEEKDSSSIIGERKQSEGQAASSKARRKERGAEPKTVRSLASSVAKEYTLPPFTPYNPLGMEHVVPKAGFYCNLCSVFYEDETRARTLHCSSLGHYHNLKVFYKKLKEEQSRSQSGDSAPGHSPG encoded by the exons CCTTGGTTTGCTATCGGACCGTAGTGCACCGCCTCATGTTCCTGGTCCTCTTGTGAGCCCCCTGATTGGTGGGCTCCCTGGGAGCTCTCTCCTGATTGGGCAGCAGGCAGCTTGTCTTCAGTTGGCACGGATTAAAACCCAGCTAGCTCTGTCTCAAATCAGCAGCGCTATTGCTGCCGGGCACCAAGCCGTTGCCTCGAGGACCGTCTCCAACACCCCTCCCTACCTTGTATCCACACAAGCCCCTTCCCCTACAGCGACGGCCATCAATCTGCTGAACCTTCTGAAGGTTGCGAACTTGTCCCACAAACTATATAACCCCTATTCATTAGAGAGCCAGGATTATCCACCTTACCAACCCCCAAGTGCCCAGGTAGACCCTGGCAATGTGAGAGAGCCTTCTCACATGGTCACTGGTTCAACCCCTGCATCTATTGGGGCCTCCTTCGCGACTTCTATGAATCCCAGCAACATTCACCCAGCGATGCACCCCAGCTCTATGGGCTTCATCCCTGGTCAGAGTCAGCCAGCCCCTGAGTTTAAGGGGGCCATGAACATCCACATAAAGCAAGCCAAAGGATCTACTATATGGTCAGGGGAGTCCATGCCATCTGACTGCCCTTCCTCATCCAAGCATGCTGCAAACAGCCCGGCCCAATATACCTGTGAATCGGCCATGGACATCCTCAAGCGCTTCAACCTTCAAGAAGAGGACTTGGAGGCGCTGTGTGCTTACCCAGACGATCAGCTCTCCACCGCCAACCTACCCTGCCTGCTGCGAGACATCAGCCAAAATAAGGCTAACCGGTTATCTGCTGCTACTTCGTCAAGCATGGTCCACCAGGCTCAAGGCAGCCATTGTGCCCCAGAAACAACATTAGGACCCGGGGCCGATGTGAAGCGTGCGGTGATAGCGCCTTCTGCCTTTCAGCAGCCTATTAAAGTGATTGAATACGGACATACTAGTAAATATAACGTAGGTATCCGGGAAgaagagaaagatagaggaCACCACAGCATTAGTGTCAGGCCCAGAAGCTTAATTGAAAGTGGCTTGATGGGAAGTTCAACTAGCCAAAGCCGAGAGACTCTGCAAAAGGACCTAGCGCAGGCCAAACATGGTTGTTCGTTGGCACAGAGATCTACCAACTTGTCTCCTTCTGTTTACAGTCCGTTAACAAGTGTGACTTTTCCCCCAGTCGCTACCAACATTATACCCAAGAGGGATTCTAGTGCTGATCAGGCAGCATCTGCAGCAAGTCAAAGACCAGCTAAAGGCACCGGACACACTAGTCACAGACCGGCGCTAGGTAGCGGAACTACCAGTCATAAAGCAACCACGGGACCTACTGGAACTAACCGTCACAAACCAGCTACAGGTCCCGGAACTAACCGTCATAAACCAACACCAGGTACCGGATCTACTAGTCAGAGCCCAGCTCCAGGCGCTGGAACTACCAGTCCAAGACCAGCTCTAGGTGTGCGAACTACCATTCTCAGACCAGCTCCAGCCACCGATCCAGGGCCAATTCCCATCCCCAGGTCCATCCCTACGAACCAGGGGCCCCCTCCAGCATCTGATGAATCCATCCAGAGACCTCCGCCAGTCAAGCCAGCCGACAGAGTGCCGACGGTGGCCATGATCAGCGACTACATGGGTTTCGAACCTGATCTGTTCCCCCACACCTGTAGTCTCTGTAACAAACCTTGTGCTGCCATGAAG GACTGGCTGGACCACAAGAAGCACAAAGTCCACCGGGCCAGCTGCCAACTGCTAAGCAGACA GTATTCCGAATGGGAGCCCGATGCAATAACAATCGA CTCGGACCCTGAAGAATCCCAGCAACCCCCCACGACTACCACAGACACCGCTTCCTCCCAGAGTTCCAGGCCCAGTCTTCAGCCGACCAGCCATGGAGGTCCTGCCCCATCAAACTCTGCACCTCCTTTGACAAGGACCTCAGTGGACACAAAGATTTTGGAAACGGGCAAGTCTCGGTCTCCACAGAGGCTGAGATCAAGGTCAAAGTCTTCAGGAAGGAAAAGATCAAGGTCAAAGTCTTCAGGAAGGAAAGGATCAAGGTCAAAGTCTCCACAGACGAAGAGGTCAAGATCTCGTCAGACAAAGAGGGCAGGGTCAAAGTCTTCAGGAAGGAGGCGGTCGAGTTCAAGGGAGAGGTCAACGTCCAGCGGGAAAGCTAACTCACCCCATAGCTCAAGACCTGTCCACAG AAGCCGCTCCCGGTCCTCTACaaactcctcctccagctccgacCGTTACCATGGCAAAAGGCCGTCCTCGCCAGCCAGAAGGTCTAGGCGAAGGTCTGGGTCCCCACGAAGGGGTCGGAGGTCACGTTCCCATTCACCATGGAGACGAACCCGCAA GTCCCGCTCTGGGTCTCgatcccctcacccctcctctcagcGAAGACGGTCGCGCAGTCACGATGGGAGGTCTTCGGGTCGCAGACAAGAGGAGACCAGCGTAGAACAGCTGGCCAAGAAACTACTGGAATCCTCTG GTGTCCAGAGCTTCACTGGCTCCTCCAGTCTAGAGCTTGTGGTCCAGACTCTGGCCCCAGTGCTGCTGGCAGAGCTGGCCAAGCTGAAGGCcgcttcatcatcatcctctgaTTCATCTAAAGAAAAGAagccatccccctcctcctcatctagaGATGAACAGAAGCAGTCATCCTCCTCATCTAGAGACGAGAAAaagccatcctcctcctcctcatctagaGATGAACAGAAGCCGTCATCCTCGTCATCTAGAGACAAGAAGAAGccattctcctcttcctcatatAGTGATGAACAAAAGAAGTTCTGCTCTTCATCTAGAGACGAGAAGAagccatcctcctcttcctcatatAGAGATGAACAAAAGCAGTCATCTTCTTTATCTAGAGACGAGAAGAagccaccctcctcttcctcatctagAGACGAGAAGAAGCAGTCATCCTCTTCATCTAGAGACGAGAAGAAGCAGTCATCCTCTTCATCTAGAGACGAGAAGAagccatcctcctcttcctcatctacAGATGAGAAGTTGTCAACCTCATCTAGAGACGAGAAGAAGCCATCTTCCTCATCTAAAGACGAGGAGAAGccaccatcctcttcctcatctagAGACGAGGAGAAgcctccatcctcttcctcatctagAGACGAGAAGAAGTCATCATTCTCTTCCTCATCTATTGCTGAACAGAAGCAGTCAGCCTCTTTGTCATCTAGGGACGAGAAGaacccatcctcttcctctagAGATGAAGAGAAAGAATCTTCCTCCTCTAGAGATGAACAGAAACGGTCTTCTCCGTATATAGATGAACAAAAGCAGTCATCTTCCTCATCTCGAGATGACCACAAACAGGCATCCTCTTCTTCGACCAAAGGAGGGAAGGAACCACCTTtgtcctcgtcctcttcctctgcctctacCCAGGAAATCAAGAAGGTGCTGGTTAAGAAGAGTGCACCAACGATGTCTTCTAAACCTCAGGGG TCGGGTCTCCTGGGCTTCGTACCGGCCCACCCTCCCCTGCTCCTGTCTGGGCTTCCCTCCACGGTCACCAAGCAGCAGGTGATCTCCGCTGTGGAGAAGTTGGGAAAAACACGATTCATTTATTTGGATGAACATCGGCAAGAG GCTATAGTGTACTTTCTACAAGCGACTGCAGCGAAGGCGTTGCTGCGTTTTACGGAGCTGAAGATCGGAGGAAATCCAATCACAGTGACCCAGATCCAG AAGTCCGTTTCCCCGAAGCTGAAAGAGAATCAGGCCAGTACCAAGCCAGGAAGCAGGGCACTCCCCGGCGACAAGACGACCACGCCCGGCGACAAGACGACCATGCCCGGCGACGAGACGACCACGCCCGGCGACGAGACGACCCCGCCCGGTGACGAGACGACCATGCCCGGCGACGAGACGACCACGCCCGGCGACAAGACGACCACGCCCGGCGACAAGGCGACCAAGCCCGGCAACGAGACGACCACGCCCGGCGAAAAGGCGACCACGCCCGGCGAAAAGGCGACCACGCCCGGCGAAAAGGCGACCACGCCCGGCGACAAGACGACCACGCCCGGCGACAAGACGACCACGGCCGGCGTCAAGACGACAACGGCCGGCGTCAAGACGACAACGGCCGGCGTCAAGACGACCACGGCCGGCGTCAAGACGACCACGGCCGGCGTCAAGACGACCACGGCCGGCGTCAAGACGACCACGTCTGGTAACAAGAAGACCACGACCGGCGACGAGACGACCACACCTGGCAACAGGACGACCACGCCCGGCCATAGGACGATCACGCCCGGTAACCAGACCACGCCCGGCGACGAGGCGACCACGCCCGGCGACGAGACGACCACGCCCGGCGACGAGACGACCACGCCCAGTAACGAGACGACCACGCCCGGCGACAAGACGACCACGCCCGGCGACAAGACGACCACGCCCGGCGACAAGGCGACCAAGCCCAGCAACGAGACGACCACGCCCGGCGAAAAGGCGACCACGCCCGGCGAAAAGGCGACCACGCCCGGCGAAAAGGCGACCACGCCCGGCGAAAAGGCGACCACGCCCGGCGACAAGACGACCACGGCCGGCGACAAGACGACCACGGCCGGCGTCAAGACGACAACGGCCGGCGTCAAGACGACAACGGCCGGCGTCAAGACGACCACGGCCGGCGTCAAGACGACCACGTCTGGTAACAAGAAGACCACGACCGGCGACGAGACGACCACACCTGGCAACAGGACGACCACGCCCGGCCACAGGACGATCACGCCCGGTAACCAGACCACGTCTGGTAACAAGAAGACCACGCCCGGCGACGAGGCGACCACGCCCGGCGACGAGACGACCACGCCCGGCGACGAGACGACCACGCCCAGTAACAAGATGACCACGCCCGGTGACAAGATGACCACGCCCGGCGACAAGACGACCACGCCCAGTAACAAGACGACCACGCCCGGTGACAAGACGACCACGCCCGGTGACAAGACGACCACGCCCGGTGACAAGACGACCACGCCCGGCGACAAGACGACCACGCCCGGCGTCAAGTCGACCACGCCCGGCGACAAGACGACCACGCCCGGCGACAAGACGACCACGCCCGGCGACAAGACGACCACGCCCGGCGACAAGACGACCACGCCCGGCGACAAGACGACCACGCCCGGCGACAAGACGACCACGCCCGGCGACAAGACGACCACGCCTAGTGACACGAACGTGTCCATTGTATCCAGGATACGACCACCTGTTCCTCGGCTACACCCAGAGTGCAGAATCTCCCCCACTGTCCTCTTCCTCAAATCCATAA AATGTATCGACGTGCGGAGTTGGTCACTGGCGGAA TTCCAGCCCTTCGCGAGCCGCGGGGCCACCATGATTGTGACCGGTCTGCCTGACAGGGCCCGGGGCCCCTACAGGGAGACGGAGATGATACGGGTCCTGGAGGGGTTTAGCAGGACCAAACTCGACAAATACTTCATCCTTCCTGACAACTGCACG GCATTTGTAGAGATGGTGGCCAATAAGATGGAGCGGCTGATGGATGTGCTGGCCAATGGATTGCCCATGAACGGTGGCTTGCTCCGTTGTCACCTTCTGAAGGAGAACGCACTCAGATCTCCG aTCGCCTTCTATAAACAGCTGCTGACGTGGAGTGAAAAG CTTTATGATGAGACTACATTGGAGTACCGACTGGTGTACATCAGCAACATTCCTGATGACTACTACTGGATGAAGGCCTTCCACGAAGGCATCACCAAGACCGGAGGAGTCCGGGTCTACCTCCCGCTGATGGGCAAG atattTGTGGAGTTTGTCACGGGGGAGGATGCGGACCGATTCGGCGTCTGGCTGTCCAGCTTTAGTCCGGACCCAAGGGTTGAGAACCCTGTCCGTGTCACGCGTCCCG gcaTGGTCCCAGACATGGACGCGATCTGCCCAGTCCGTACCAACATCAGTCATAAAGCCGTGGTGAGTGGGTTGCAGCCTCCCTTCTGGCTGGTGGTGCCCACCCGGCCCCACTTGtaccccaccctctccccccagtTCTACACCCCTG CACACAGGACGGTGAAAGGGCCACGGGATGTCGAG TGGGCAGAGATCAGTATAATTGGGCAGAGTGTAGTCATGGTGACAGGGCTGCCGTTGGGCGGTTACAGACATCTGGACCTCGTGAACGAGGTGGTGCCTTACTTCGTCGAGATGGACATCAGCCGTGTGTTCTACTCCGTAGTGATACTACCTCTGCAGAGAAgg GCCTTCATCCACTTTGACGACGGTTTGAAGTGTAAGGAGTTTGTCTCCGATTTCCTCCACAAGCCGTTCACTATCGGAGGATCTGACCTcaccctccacttcctcctggaCCATCTTAAGCCCTGCACCTCAGAG CTGAAATTGTACAAGCGACTGCTTCAATGGAGCCATGTG GTGCCTAAGGAGAAAGCGTCAAAGGACCAGCTGTTGATGACGGAGATTGAGTACTGCAGCATGAGAGCGCTGAAGTTTATATTTGACATCATGGAGACCACCCAGTACCTCAGCTGCCTGGTCCTCTCTAACCGG gtggttTTCCAGATCCCTTGTGAAACTGATATGTACAATTTAATTGCAAATCTCATCGTGGAAACAAACGACAAACTAGTCAATGAAAG GTCTATATATTTTCCAAAACCATACCAATTTCAAAC GAGATTTAAGTTCATAAGGTCCAAAATGGTTCCAAGAAGATTCCAGGGATTGCGTAAGCTTGCCACAACCACGTCTGGCCAATCAGCTTTTCCACACCCATCAGCGCCTGGCCAATTAGCTGCCTCTCTCCGGACCTacgccccgccccctgctgccCCTGCAGAACGCTGCGCCTCAGCCCACGACCAGGACTGGCCCCCGGGCTCCGGCCCCAAGCCTACAGCCCTGAGTCAGGAGATGTACCGCTTCTTTGCTACGGCCATCCACCAGCATCGCCAGGCAAGAGTTGGACAGGAAGTGGGCCGAGGTGGACAGGAAGTGGGCCGAGGTGGACGGGAAGTGGGCCGAGGTGGACGGGAAGTGGGCCGAGGTGGACGGGAAGTGGGCCGAGGTGGACGGAAAGCGAGCCAGGAGAAAGTG ACCGCCTCGGGGGAGGGCCGTTCTTTGTCCCAGCATGTTGGGAGGAGCCAGatccctcctctgtcctcctcctccagcaactcctctcctctctcccggaGGAGCAGGGCCGACGGGAGCCCGCCACCCAAGAGAGAGCGGCGTGGGCAGAAGGAGACCATGGAG AGTAAAGGTGTCTCTGAGGCCCTGATAGAGGACCCACCTGGACTACAGGAGGAGGGGTTTAAGCCTGGCAAATTCATCGTCATAGATGAGGTCGGTGACGAGGCGGAGCCCATTGTTATCTCCTCCTACCACTCTGAGGCCTGTGACCCTCAGACCAGGCCCTCACACATAaccaaggagaaggaggtgccATCAGACCAGCAGGTCTCAGAGGAGGTCCCTCGCACCTCCTCCTACTACTCCTCTACCTCTAGAGGAGTCGAGTCCAACACCTCAACGACAGCCCACTCCTCATCCTTGTCTGGAGCCACAGCgtcctcctcatcttcttcctcttctctcccccctccggcCGGAGTAGTCCCTTCCTCTTCTGAGCAGAACACACGACAGAAGAAGTGTGAAGAATCTCCTGCCCAGGTGTCTGAAGATGATGAGCCTAACAGCCAGGAAGCGACAAGCATGACTACCACGACCGAGGTGGATTCTCTTCCTGCTTGTAAACCAATCACAAAGGACGGGTCACAGTGGGAAGCAGCTATGGTATGTGAAGTTGACATGGCGAGGTTTGGCCACATGTTAGCAGCAGAGACCTCTGCAGTGAAAAGTGCAGCATCACTGACAGGAAAGGATGTCTTACACACTGATCCATgtctggaggaagaggggaagaggaaggccCAGCAAGAGTTAACCCTCACAGGAAAGGATGTGGTCGTCTCTCCCAGCGAAGACATGAAGGAGAACAGAGTAGAGGTGGACGAAACACAAGAGCAGCTGGGTGATGAAAAGTCAAGCGACCAGATGCTCCATTCGAGGCCAGAGTGTGGCGAGGAGACGCCACACCAAACCCCGGTCCAGCCTGAGACACCAGGCCTCCCTGACCCTGAGAGCCAGACCTCTGAACCCCAAGAGGAGGGAATGTTGGCCAAAGTCGCTGATGAAGCTGAGCCATtccaggaggtcctcctggaagaggagaaggaggcaatTGTAGAGGAACAAACCCCAACGGTAGTTTCAGAGGCAGCTGACGCTTTACTCAACGGTGCATCGACAGAGGAAGGAGACACCCACCAGCTCATGGACTGTGTTGAGGGATCTCCTCCCAAAAAGGAGCAGGAGAACAGCAAGGACCCCACAGAGGAGGAGCTGACCAACAAGAGGCCTGCTGTAGAGGAGGGGGCTTCTGAAATGGAACAGCGACGATCTAAAAGAGGTAACCCCAGTCACCCCAGTCCAGCGATCAAGCTGCTGTCCACCAGGCACTCCACACCCACCAGGAAGAGGGAAAGCCCTGCGGAGGACCCAGTCGTGGACTCTGAAATGCAGGAGCCACATGATGACAAGCAGCCTGCTGCTGGAAAGAGAAGGAGTGGacgagggaggaaagaggaggtgCCGGTGTCTGGGACATCCAAAATGGCCGCCAAAGAAGGTCAACAGAGGGTGAAGGacaatgaggaggaggtgtaccaGGTGGTCGACTCCATCGAAGAAAATCACCAAGAGGAGGCCCACGTCAACTCCTTAGGTCCAGCGAGGAGGAGCAGTCTGGCAAAGACCAGAGCCACCAGAACGTGTTCTAAAGCATccaagggggaggagccacagtACCAGGTGGGGAACTCtaagggggagcaggaggaacaTATACAAGTCGAGGAACAGCTTTCAGAGGAGCCTTTAAGAGGGAAGAGAGGTCGTAAGGTCACAGGCAGCGATGCCAAGACAGAACATGAAGCAACAAAGAAGAGAAGAACCACGgagcaaacacccacaccccttCCGgataaccaatcagaggctaGGTTGGATTCTGAG TCTGTTGTGTCTCAGGAGCAGATGGTCTATGACGAAGAGAAAGATTCATCCTCCATCATCGGTGAACGTAAACAAAGCGAGGGACAAGCAG cGTCCAGCAAAGCGAGGAGGAAGGAGCGAGGGGCGGAGCCTAAGACAGTTCGCTCTCTCGCTTCCTCTGTTGCCAAGGAATACACCCtgccccccttcaccccctaCAACCCCCTGG ggATGGAGCATGTGGTTCCTAAGGCTGGGTTCTACTGTaatctgtgttctgtgttctacgAAGACGAGACCAGAGCCAGGACACTGCACTGCAGCAGCTTGGGTCACTACCACAACCTGAAG GTGTTTTACAAGAAACTAAAAGAGGAACAATCAAGGAGCCAATCAGGAGACTCAGCTCCTGGCCACTCCCCTGGATGA